The following are encoded in a window of Castanea sativa cultivar Marrone di Chiusa Pesio chromosome 5, ASM4071231v1 genomic DNA:
- the LOC142635282 gene encoding uncharacterized protein LOC142635282 has translation MVFVPRTSRGGGLVLFWRLTTNATVEGLGTNYIDAMFQEEDRAGIGVIIRDCQVIEGLQHLQLTKEEEEEDIPTSTTSASELLEECALSLFGRLLTDRQQNLRALKNTLRSAWKLGFDLRIVNVGKNIFQFKFNFKWRKGLSITNIFFTHFPFWVQIWGLPFKNMSEEVGRDLGNRLGRYLETDKWSWSSEQAKFMRVRVDLPIDKPLRRSGNIVNSEGEKFRITFKYERLPTFSFLCGILGHDEKHCSGKTNNAKA, from the exons atGGTCTTTGTCCCAAGAACAAGTAGGGGAGGTGGTTTAGTGTTGTTCTGGAGATTGACTACTAATGCAACTGTGGAGGGCTTAGGCACAAATTACATCGATGCAATGTTTCAAGAAGAAGATAGGGCAGGGATTGGAGTGATTATCAGAGATTGCCAAG TTATAGAGGGTCTACAACATCTCCAACTcactaaagaagaagaagaagaagatattccCACCTCAACCACTAGTGCATCAGAACTCTTAGAGGAATGCGCTCTGAGTCTTTTTGGCCGTCTCTTAACCGATCGACAGCAGAACTTGAGAGCTTTGAAAAATACTCTCAGATCAGCTTGGAAGTTGGGCTTTGATTTAAGGATTGTGAAtgttggaaaaaatatttttcagtttaAATTCAACTTCAA ATGGAGAAAGGGATTATCAATCACAAACATCTTCTTCACTCACTTTCCATTTTGGGTTCAAATTTGGGGCCTTCCGTTTAAGAATATGTCTGAAGAAGTGGGAAGGGATTTAGGCAACAGATTGGGAAGGTATTTAGAAACCGACAAGTGGTCTTGGTCGTCGGAGCAAGCAAAGTTCATGAGGGTTCGTGTGGATCTTCCCATTGATAAACCACTGCGAAGGAGCGGTAACATCGTTAACTCGGAAGGTGAGAAGTTCAGGATTACTTTTAAATATGAACGGCTTCCTACCTTTAGTTTTCTCTGTGGAATTTTGGGACACGACGAGAAACATTGTTCAGGAAAAACCAACAATGCTAAGGCTTAA
- the LOC142633392 gene encoding ubiquitin-like modifier-activating enzyme atg7 isoform X2, with translation MASESIVVFAQFQSAVDEGFWHRLSSLKLNKLGIDDSPIPITGFYAPCSHPQVSNHLTLLAESLPSESNEQSSTAATSGGNRNRCPVPGILYNTNTIESFHALDKKSLLKAEAKKIWDDIHTGKAVEDSAVLSRFLLISFVDLKKWTFHYWFAFPALVLDPPATLVDLKRASQYFSLEEAKSVSVACNEWRNSSLTADVPFFLVCIDPNSLATVKHIKDWETCQSDGNKLLFGFYDPCHLPNNPGWALRNFLALISVRWNLKSICFLCYRENRGFADLGLCLVGEALITVPQGWRDHQCLPNAVGWEQSKGRQVSRCISLAKSMDPTRLAISAADLNLKLMRWRALPSLNLNALSSMKCLLLGASTLGCQVARMLMAWGVRKITLVDNGRVPMSNPLRQSLYTLDDCLNGGEYKATAAVKSLSWIFPAVDAEGVVMAIPMPGHPMPSQEEDNVLEDCRRLHDLVDSHDAVFLLTDTRESRWLPTLLCANTNKITITAALGFDSFLVMRHGAGPFSSNDERQRLGCYFCSDVVAPIDSTANRTLDQQCTVTRPGLAPIASALAVELLVGILHHPHGIFADGELANSSSSGSSELPLGVLPHQIRGSLSQFSQMTLVGQSSNSCTACSSTVVSEYRERGMEFIIQAINHPTYLEDLTGLTELMKSASSFKLDWDNDDDDDCVEI, from the exons ATGGCTAGCGAATCCATAGTGGTGTTCGCGCAATTCCAAAGCGCGGTTGACGAGGGTTTCTGGCACCGCTTGTCTTCTCTCAAACTCAACAAGCTCGGCATCGACGACTCTCCCATTCCCATCACTG GTTTTTATGCTCCTTGCTCACATCCTCAAGTATCAAATCATTTAACTCTACTAGCTGAGTCTTTGCCTTCTGAATCGAATGAGCAATCTTCAACAGCTGCCACAAGTGGTGGCAACAGAAACAGGTGCCCTGTCCCAGGCATTCTTTATAACACGAATACAATAGAAAGTTTCCATGCCCTTGATAAGAAGAGTTTGCTAAAGGCAGAAGCAAAAAAG ATTTGGGATGACATTCATACTGGAAAAGCTGTGGAGGATAGTGCCGTACTTTCAAGGTTCCTTCTTATCTCATTTGTAGACTTGAAAAAATGGACGTTTCACTATTGGTTTGCTTTCCCTGCTCTGGTGCTTGATCCTCCAGCAACCTTGGTTGATTTAAAGCGAGCTTCACAGTATTTTAGCTTAGAAGAG GCAAAATCTGTTTCAGTGGCTTGTAATGAGTGGCGAAACTCAAGCTTAACAGCCG ATGTGCCCTTCTTTTTGGTCTGTATTGATCCAAATTCACTAGCTACGGTTAAGCATATAAAGGATTGGGAAACCTGCCAAAGTGATGGTAACAAG TTGCTGTTTGGTTTTTATGACCCATGTCATCTTCCAAATAATCCTGGTTGGGCTCTTCGCAACTTCCTTGCACTTATTTCTGTGAGATGGAATCTCAAGTCAATTTGCTTCTTGTGCTATAGAGAGAATCGTGGTTTCGCAGATTTGGGGTTGTGCCTTGTTGGTGAAGCCTTGATTACAGTTCCACAAG GATGGAGGGATCATCAATGTTTACCAAATGCAGTGGGGTGGGAACAAAGCAAAGGGAGGCAAGTCTCCAGGTGTATTAGCCTTGCTAAATCCATGGATCCAACTAG GTTGGCCATATCTGCTGCAGATTTGAACTTAAAACTGATGAGATGGCGTGCTTTGCCATCTTTGAATTTAAATGCCTTGTCATCTATGAAGTGTCTTCTACTAGGAGCAAGTACACTTGGATGTCAGGTTGCTCGCATGCTTATG GCTTGGGGTGTCCGGAAAATTACACTGGTTGACAATGGCAGGGTTCCTATGTCGAATCCATTGAGGCAGTCCCTATATACATTGGATGACTGCCTCAATGGTGGGGAATATAAAGCTACAGCAGCAGTCAAAAGTCTCAGTTGGATATTTCCAGCTGTG gATGCAGAAGGTGTTGTGATGGCTATACCAATGCCTGGGCATCCAATGCCTAGCCAAGAGGAGGATAATGTGCTTGAAGATTGTAGGCGCCTGCATGATTTGGTTGATTCTCATGATGCTGTTTTCTTGTTGACCGATACAAGGGAAAGCCGGTGGCTACCAACACTTCTTTGTGCCAATACTAACAAG ATTACCATAACTGCAGCTCTAGGATTTGATAGCTTCTTGGTTATGCGCCATGGAGCTGGTCCTTTTAGCTCTAATGATGAAAGGCAGAGATTGGGCTGTTACTTCTGCAGTGATGTGGTTGCGCCAATTGAT TCAACTGCCAACCGCACTTTAGACCAGCAATGCACAGTTACACGACCAGGACTTGCTCCTATTGCTTCAGCCCTCGCTGTTGAACTTTTGGTGGGCATCCTGCATCACCCTCATGG GATATTTGCTGATGGTGAGCTTGCAAACTCCAGTAGTAGTGGAAGCAGTGAGCTGCCTCTTGGTGTTTTACCCCACCAAATTCGAGGTTCCCTCTCTCAATTTTCTCAGATGACACTTGTGGGTCAATCCTCAAACAGTTGCACAGCTTGTTCCAGCACA
- the LOC142635281 gene encoding uncharacterized protein LOC142635281, which translates to MEDLASQWNNFSLSERETDGFTLSKEQRIGEFLLAAKFLTPLFLNLEAMARTFKQLWRSTNGFKIRNQRDHMVVFVFDNLKDIDKILQNQPWSFDKHLMMLQRYNSDSLVHDIPIRYLTKEVAENICETIGEVHKSAGAVTDEGGHFIRVRIMVDITLPLCQVRVITLESGAKSWVCFKYERLPNLCFWCRWLDHSDKNCELWLRSKGTLTSDQQQFNFDLKVAPYTSTGRDVIVVPGFTRTNLLSHEKLTKRQE; encoded by the exons ATGGAGGATTTAGCAAGTCAATGGAACAATTTTTCCCTATCGGAAAGGGAAACGGATGGTTTTACCCTCTCCAAGGAACAACGAATTGGGGAATTTCTCCTAGCTGCAAAATTCTTAACTCCTCTTTTCTTGAACTTGGAGGCTATGGCTCGAACTTTCAAACAGCTATGGCGATCAACAAATGGGTTCAAGATCCGAAATCAAAGAGACCACatggtggtttttgtgtttgataatCTTAAAGATATAGATAAAATCCTTCAAAACCAACCATGGAGCTTCGACAAACACCTTATGATGCTACAGAGATATAATTCAGATAGTCTG GTTCATGATATCCCAATTCGCTATTTGACAAAGGAAGTAGCTGAGAATATCTGTGAAACTATTGGGGAAGTCCACAAATCGGCGGGGGCAGTAACTGATGAGGGTGGTCATTTCATTCGGGTAAGAATAATGGTTGATATAACCTTGCCTTTGTGTCAAGTGAGGGTGATTACGCTGGAGAGTGGAGCTAAGAGTTGGGTTTGTTTCAAGTATGAGCGTCTTCCAAACCTCTGTTTTTGGTGCAGGTGGCTTGATCATAgtgataaaaattgtgaattgtGGTTACGAAGTAAAGGCACTCTTACATCGGATCAACAACAATTCAATTTTGACCTAAAGGTAGCCCCGTACACGTCAACTGGACGGGATGTTATTGTGGTGCCTGGTTTTACGAGAACAAATCTCCTTTCACACGAAAAGCTTACCAAACGGCAAGAATGA
- the LOC142633392 gene encoding ubiquitin-like modifier-activating enzyme atg7 isoform X1: MASESIVVFAQFQSAVDEGFWHRLSSLKLNKLGIDDSPIPITGFYAPCSHPQVSNHLTLLAESLPSESNEQSSTAATSGGNRNRCPVPGILYNTNTIESFHALDKKSLLKAEAKKIWDDIHTGKAVEDSAVLSRFLLISFVDLKKWTFHYWFAFPALVLDPPATLVDLKRASQYFSLEEAKSVSVACNEWRNSSLTADVPFFLVCIDPNSLATVKHIKDWETCQSDGNKLLFGFYDPCHLPNNPGWALRNFLALISVRWNLKSICFLCYRENRGFADLGLCLVGEALITVPQGRAAKTGNGLGWRDHQCLPNAVGWEQSKGRQVSRCISLAKSMDPTRLAISAADLNLKLMRWRALPSLNLNALSSMKCLLLGASTLGCQVARMLMAWGVRKITLVDNGRVPMSNPLRQSLYTLDDCLNGGEYKATAAVKSLSWIFPAVDAEGVVMAIPMPGHPMPSQEEDNVLEDCRRLHDLVDSHDAVFLLTDTRESRWLPTLLCANTNKITITAALGFDSFLVMRHGAGPFSSNDERQRLGCYFCSDVVAPIDSTANRTLDQQCTVTRPGLAPIASALAVELLVGILHHPHGIFADGELANSSSSGSSELPLGVLPHQIRGSLSQFSQMTLVGQSSNSCTACSSTVVSEYRERGMEFIIQAINHPTYLEDLTGLTELMKSASSFKLDWDNDDDDDCVEI; this comes from the exons ATGGCTAGCGAATCCATAGTGGTGTTCGCGCAATTCCAAAGCGCGGTTGACGAGGGTTTCTGGCACCGCTTGTCTTCTCTCAAACTCAACAAGCTCGGCATCGACGACTCTCCCATTCCCATCACTG GTTTTTATGCTCCTTGCTCACATCCTCAAGTATCAAATCATTTAACTCTACTAGCTGAGTCTTTGCCTTCTGAATCGAATGAGCAATCTTCAACAGCTGCCACAAGTGGTGGCAACAGAAACAGGTGCCCTGTCCCAGGCATTCTTTATAACACGAATACAATAGAAAGTTTCCATGCCCTTGATAAGAAGAGTTTGCTAAAGGCAGAAGCAAAAAAG ATTTGGGATGACATTCATACTGGAAAAGCTGTGGAGGATAGTGCCGTACTTTCAAGGTTCCTTCTTATCTCATTTGTAGACTTGAAAAAATGGACGTTTCACTATTGGTTTGCTTTCCCTGCTCTGGTGCTTGATCCTCCAGCAACCTTGGTTGATTTAAAGCGAGCTTCACAGTATTTTAGCTTAGAAGAG GCAAAATCTGTTTCAGTGGCTTGTAATGAGTGGCGAAACTCAAGCTTAACAGCCG ATGTGCCCTTCTTTTTGGTCTGTATTGATCCAAATTCACTAGCTACGGTTAAGCATATAAAGGATTGGGAAACCTGCCAAAGTGATGGTAACAAG TTGCTGTTTGGTTTTTATGACCCATGTCATCTTCCAAATAATCCTGGTTGGGCTCTTCGCAACTTCCTTGCACTTATTTCTGTGAGATGGAATCTCAAGTCAATTTGCTTCTTGTGCTATAGAGAGAATCGTGGTTTCGCAGATTTGGGGTTGTGCCTTGTTGGTGAAGCCTTGATTACAGTTCCACAAGGTAGAGCGGCAAAAACTGG tAATGGTTTAGGATGGAGGGATCATCAATGTTTACCAAATGCAGTGGGGTGGGAACAAAGCAAAGGGAGGCAAGTCTCCAGGTGTATTAGCCTTGCTAAATCCATGGATCCAACTAG GTTGGCCATATCTGCTGCAGATTTGAACTTAAAACTGATGAGATGGCGTGCTTTGCCATCTTTGAATTTAAATGCCTTGTCATCTATGAAGTGTCTTCTACTAGGAGCAAGTACACTTGGATGTCAGGTTGCTCGCATGCTTATG GCTTGGGGTGTCCGGAAAATTACACTGGTTGACAATGGCAGGGTTCCTATGTCGAATCCATTGAGGCAGTCCCTATATACATTGGATGACTGCCTCAATGGTGGGGAATATAAAGCTACAGCAGCAGTCAAAAGTCTCAGTTGGATATTTCCAGCTGTG gATGCAGAAGGTGTTGTGATGGCTATACCAATGCCTGGGCATCCAATGCCTAGCCAAGAGGAGGATAATGTGCTTGAAGATTGTAGGCGCCTGCATGATTTGGTTGATTCTCATGATGCTGTTTTCTTGTTGACCGATACAAGGGAAAGCCGGTGGCTACCAACACTTCTTTGTGCCAATACTAACAAG ATTACCATAACTGCAGCTCTAGGATTTGATAGCTTCTTGGTTATGCGCCATGGAGCTGGTCCTTTTAGCTCTAATGATGAAAGGCAGAGATTGGGCTGTTACTTCTGCAGTGATGTGGTTGCGCCAATTGAT TCAACTGCCAACCGCACTTTAGACCAGCAATGCACAGTTACACGACCAGGACTTGCTCCTATTGCTTCAGCCCTCGCTGTTGAACTTTTGGTGGGCATCCTGCATCACCCTCATGG GATATTTGCTGATGGTGAGCTTGCAAACTCCAGTAGTAGTGGAAGCAGTGAGCTGCCTCTTGGTGTTTTACCCCACCAAATTCGAGGTTCCCTCTCTCAATTTTCTCAGATGACACTTGTGGGTCAATCCTCAAACAGTTGCACAGCTTGTTCCAGCACA
- the LOC142634018 gene encoding putative transcription factor bHLH107 has product MGSYSYNSKNSSYGYNNQNPSFGPEFQRLFDPFSNSLGGFNGVLRGGPALSHSLVLDSEKGELVKAPARVGKKGVSEAKALAALKSHSEAERRRRERINAHLTTLRSLVPCTDKMDKATLLAEVISQVKELKKTACEESQGFLIPMDDDEVKVEICDDGAEDGAVSYRASLCCDYRPQLLSDLRQAIDNLQLELVKSEISTLGSRVTNAFVYTCRKAGENTDMEQCQCIANRVHDALNSVLEKAAAASALPEYSPRTLPTKRRRTTCFDTSCSSS; this is encoded by the exons ATGGGTTCCTACTCTTATAACTCAAAAAATTCTTCATATGGTTATAATAACCAAAACCCTTCATTCGGTCCTGAGTTTCAGAGGCTGTTCGATCCGTTTTCGAATAGTCTAGGAGGGTTTAATGGGGTTTTACGAGGCGGGCCTGCGCTGTCTCACTCTTTGGTTTTGGATAGCGAAAAAGGAGAGCTTGTGAAAGCTCCGGCAAGAGTTGGGAAGAAAGGGGTGTCGGAGGCCAAGGCTTTGGCGGCTTTGAAGAGTCACAGTGAGGCagagaggaggaggagagagagaatcaatGCTCATCTTACTACTCTTCGCAGCCTTGTGCCGTGCACTGATaag ATGGACAAAGCTACATTGCTTGCAGAAGTAATCAGCCAAgtgaaagaattgaagaagaCTGCATGTGAAGAAAGCCAAGGCTTTCTCATTCCAATGGATGATGATGAAGTAAAAGTTGAAATATGTGATGATGGAGCAGAAGATGGTGCAGTGTCTTACAGGGCATCTCTCTGCTGTGATTACCGACCCCAGCTTCTCTCTGATCTAAGACAAGCTATTGATAATCTTCAACTTGAGTTGGTGAAGTCGGAAATATCAACCTTGGGAAGCAGAGTGACGAATGCGTTTGTTTACACTTGCCGCAAAGCAGGTGAAAATACTGACATGGAGCAATGCCAATGTATTGCAAATAGGGTTCATGACGCCCTGAATTCTGTACTGGAGAAAGCTGCTGCTGCTTCTGCCTTACCAGAATACTCACCAAGAACACTCCCAACCAAAAGGCGAAGGACCACTTGCTTTGATACCTCATGTTCATCTTCATGA